The stretch of DNA TGGTGACAAATTGAAGATTTTTATGATTTACTATTCCAAGCACGATGCTGAAATTCTCCAGCAGATTGTGTCGATATTTGCCTTAATGTTGTGTCACCTGTTCTTCAATCTCAAGTTCTCAATGTTGTCtcctttatatttatttttttttttgttttttaagtcTTTCATCGCATCATCCATCCTAATAAATTTACATTTCTCTTCTGTCTAGTGAATCCATGCAATTTCAGTGTCAGAAGTGACTGTAGTCATAATTTTCTCCATCTTATCAGTATGCTGGGACTTATGTTCAATGTTATGTAGATGGACTTTGGTTCTATGTCATGAAGTAAGCTACTATGATTTTTTTGCAGATATTCAATGGATGACACTGGCCCTGTTAGTTGCATTTCATGGACACCTGACAATTCTGCTTTTGCAGTTGGGTGGAAGTTAAGGGGGCTTACAGTTTGGTCTGTTTCTGGGTGTCGGCTGATGTCGACAATCCGTCAAATAGGTTTAAGTTCTGTATCTTCTCCAATTGCTAAGCCAAACCATGATTGTAAGTACGAGCCATTGATGGGTGGTACCTCACTAATGCAGTGGGATGAACATGGATATAGACTTTATGCTATTGAGGAGAGATCTTCAGAGAGAATTCTTTCATTCTCTTTTGGAAAATGCTGTCTCAGCAGAGGTGTTTCTGGCACTGCATACATCCGGCAAGTGATTTATGGGGAAGACCGGTTGCTCATCGTGCAGTCAGAAGAAATTGACGAGCTTAAAATGCTGCATCTTAAGCTTCCAGTTATGTGTTTGATTTTCAAACTTTGAAACATGTAATCTTAAATGGATGAACATCACTtctaaagtttaaaattttgcaCAGGTTTCTTATATTTCTCAAAACTGGCCTATTCAACATGTGGCAGCTAGTCAGGATGGAATGTACTTAGCGGTTGCTGGTCTTCATGGTTTGATATTGTATGATATACGGCTGAAAAGATGGAGAGTATTTGGAGATGTTACCCAAGAACAAAAGATTCAGTGTAAGGGCTTGCTATGGCTGGGAAAGATTGTCGTTGTCTGCAACTATATTGATTCTTCCAACACGTGAGATACTTTTATTTGCTTACATATTTCATGTGGTTGGTACTTGCAAATTTCAGTGTttatcaaacatatttttagccAATTGCTGTTTAACTGTGTACATGCCTGGAAAAGCCTGAATTTAAAAGCTGTTCAGTTTTTTTACCCCacttaatttgtttttgaagtCTAGGTCTGATTCAACCCAACAAAACTATAGTTTTTGTTACATTAACTGTAGCATTATGCAACATACGAAACATTTTATTCTACATCCAATGGTCTCTTAGGTCTCCTTATTTATCTCAGATATGAATTGCTCTTTTACCCAAGATATCACCTTGATCAAAGCTCATTGCTGTGTCGAAAACCATTGCTTGCGAAACCAATGGTGATGGATGTGTACCAAGATTATATACTGGTTACGTATAGACCATTTGATGTCCATATATTCCATGTGAAGTTATTTGGTGAACTAACTCCTTCAGGAAATCCAGATTTACAGGTAAATGCACACTTATAAAATTCTTTTGCTCTCTCTTTTGTTTTCAATGATACTCTTATTCGATATGCTCCCCCCCCGAAATTTCTTCTATAAAACCTTGTTTGTTATACATTTTTAAGTGATAACATGACAAACAGCTTTCTGCAGTACGAGAACTTTCAATTATGACTGCCAAGAGCCATCCTGCAGCAATGCGATTTATCCCTGATCAAATCCCAAGAGAACCTATTTcaacaaattatatttcatcATCAGATTCATTAACCGGAGAGCCAGCAAGGTAATGTTCTTTTTGAACAACATGTAATCCCTTTCTCCAGTTTATTCTGCTACTTCTCTAATTGAAGTGATCCAAGGTAAAACGTCACAATCTGTAAAGTCAGAATCCATTATTAATGTCATgctaatttaaaatcatatatctTGTTGAACTGCATCCGAGTTCCGGGTTTGTTGTGTGGAGATAATAATTGATATGCTTGCCTAAACTTGGTTGCTTTTGTTGCTGCTATTGTAGCCTTTTTTCATATTAATAATTCACCCTCAAGAAAAttgatttgaaaattatttgttCTAGATGTTTGATATTGAGGTCAAATGGGGAGCTTTCTCTACTTGATTTAGATGATGGGCGGGAAAGAAATCTTACTGATTCAGTTGAGCTTTTTTGGGTCACCTGTGGCCAGTCTGAAGATAAAACAAATTTGATTGAGGAAGTTTCGTGGTTAGATTATGGTCACCGGGGCATGCAGGTAATTAGCTGTTAATGTATTTCTTATTCCCTGTATGTACATCCTTAAATTTCATTAGGTTAAATGACTTCTGGTCCACCCTCCAgtgtattttctttttacatCTCTGATAGTTTTTACATCGAAGTTCGTTGTTGCAGGTTTGGTATCCATCTCCAGGTCCAAATTCTTTTAAGCAGGAGGATTTCTTGCAGGTCTGGATATTTATTTCCTAATGTTGTAGGCTATTGGACATAACACGACTTATTTTCtagttcatttttaaaaaaatttctatcCTGAACAGTAGATTTTGTAATTCATTCCCTCAACacatttttgcttatattattataaagatTCACGTGCAACTTTAGGTCCTTATATTGTTGATTGGCTTCATATTGCATCATCTTACTTTTATCTGCTAGTGCTAGGTATATGAAAGTTgtcaaaaaaaaagaatattttaggCTATTTGAAGCAACTTCAATAAATTCAGTCATTCCTTTATTCTGGAATTAGTTAATTTACTGATTTGATCCTTAATTGATTTTTAGTTGGATCCAGAGCTGGAATTCGATCGTGAAGTATACCCTCTGGGACTTCTTCCAAATGCTGGTGTTGTTGTTGGTGTTTCCCAGAGAATGTCATTTCCCTCAAGTGCAGAATTCCCATGTTTTGAGCCATCTCCTCAAGCACAAACTATACTGCACTGCCTGCTCCGCCATCTGCTTCAGGTATTACATTAGAATTGCTTGAATTCTTAATCCATATTTTATTTCTGAAACATTGTTGATCTTTTTGATTGCTTTTACATTTAATGCTTAAAAAGGATAACTTATCAGTGTGGTGATAGAAACCAGAATTTACAGAATGAAAATGGAATTCTagtgaatgaaagtgatgaGCAGCAAGCTCTACAATGGTGAAATCagcaagaaaaagaaaacaaccaGAGTTCCAAGAACTCCTACCAGAGCATAATCTGCTCCTAATCTAGAGAGAGACTCTCCTAACTGCCTAACAATATCTTTCTCAATCCCTTTTCTAACTACCCTTCCCTCTCTTTTATAATAGAAATCTGTAACAGAATTCTATAAAGTCAGTGAATATACTAACTAACTTATTCTCTAATCAACCTATCTATTGGGCCAAGGCCCAATATCTAGTGTCCTATCATGTGGCATATATGCTCTATACTGTCCCATAGATTTCATATATGCAGCATACTCGTCCCAAATGTATTAAACCAATAGAAAGAAGTGTCAGGTATCTTGAACTTGCAAGGGTTAGGGAAATTTGAAAATTCATGTGCATTGACATAACAAGTATCTATAAATGAATGATATTTCATTGTTATGATGATCTTTGAGGAGTTGATGAGtgtagttgattttttttttgtcatacaATGAATAAGGAGTGATCTTTTATTGAATTCGTCAAAGTTTTTGATAAGGAAGAATTGAACATTATTACAGAGGATGTGTGAAATGAAAGTCCTTGTGCTCATACCAGATGAAACATATTAACGTCTTTTATATTTCCGATGAGAATTGTTCATTCTTTGACTACATGCtcttctcttattttttttgttatgttgTATACATAGTGAGACCGGGGGCACGGTAATGTTGGGTTACAGTTGCGGGATACTTTGTGCCATGTTGTATGTGTGTTTTCAATTTAGCTTTCCTAAACCCTAAATGGGATACCCTGTGTGATTATTTCCTGTTATTTACGTGTCTGCCAGAGGGACAAAATTGAGGAAGCTTTAAGGCTGGCAGAGCTATCGGCAGAAAAGCCTCATTTTTCACATTGTCTAGAGTGGCTTCTTTTTACAGTATTTGAAGCAGATATATCCAGGTACTTCAATTTGGAAACGTTATTAGTTTCACATGAATGTAGAAAGGGTAGCTGTCTATAGTTTCTCGCTATTTTCCTTTGCTTGAGAATGAGTGTAGAAATTTCTTGTTACAAAACTTAGTTGccaatttatttttgtcttgATTGGTTAATTTTCATGCCAACTATTCCAGGCCAAATGTAAACAAGAACCAGATCTCAGTTCTAAAACATGCAAAGACTCTTTTGGAGAAGACCTGTGATCTTATCCGAAATTTTCCAGAGTACCTAGATGTTGTTGTTAGTGTCGCAAGAAAAACAGATGGTCGTCATTGGGCAGATTTGTTCTCTGCTGCTGGAAGATCAACAGAGTATGTCTTTCGAACATTTATTCTTTTCATTTTGATACCATCAATGCTTAATATTGGAACTGGAAATGTactcaaatatttcaaaatatggaAGCATGTAGAACATAATGAAAACACAAATTTTGACATAGTTGGCATGACGTGCATTTGGAGAGCTATTATTAACTTGGAATAATCCATAATGGGTGAACTTCGTAATACCATCTGGCATTTGTGCTAGATGCCATTTTTGTGTGGCTTTTCAagaatatcacaataatgttgtaacatttcatttttaaatttctacCTTATGTGCAATTAAATGCTTCATTTTATTGTCCATGCTCTTGCATGTTAGGTAGCATGAATGGACAAATCGAAATGTTAGTGAAACAAGACGAAAAGACAAATTTGATATGTATTATAATTgagaatttttattgtttttcaatttttttcgtTGTTCTGCTTTAAGACTTTGCCTAAAGAAACAAAGAAAAGAATCATacaaagttttatattttttttatatatataattaaaatttttttttaacttttattgtGAACATGATTGCTATGCTGTTTTCCCCCTGCAAAGTCATCTGAGTTTTGTTGCCTTTTTGGCTTGCTAACACttaatacaaattatattgtttttcgCATTCCTGAATTTGAATTTGTGAATGATTAATTTTTGGCTTCTATGTAGACTGTTTGAGGAATGTTTTCAACGTAGATGGTACCGCACCGCAGCTTGCTATATACTTGTAAGGATCACTTGCCTTTCTGAATAGGTTTCTTTATTTGTAGAAAGTAAAAAGATTATCATTCAGAATGCAAACTAGTGGTGCGAATCTATATATGGATATACTCACTGATCAAGTTCATTTCATCTCAAATGTAACAGGTAATTGCTAAACTCGAGGGTCCTGCTGTGAGTCAGTACTGTGCTTTACGGTTATTACAGGTTTGGGCTTCACTGCTTCaatcattttattttccttattttaaGCTCAAGTCACATCAATGATGTGTATTATCAAACTTATGTAGGCAACACTTGACGAATCTCTGTATGAGCTTGCTGGAGAGCTGGTATTGTCTTGAAACACTACCAGATTATTCACTTTATCTGGTCCACTAATATATCTTAATACAAGAGATCATGACcttttacataaatattttgttttgggttCTCAGGTGAGGTTCTTGCTAAGATCTGGTAGGGAATATGACCAAGCATCAGCCGATTCGGATAAATTGTCTCCCAGATTTTTAGGCTATTTTCTTTTTCGTTCTACTGAGCGAAAGCAAGCATTGGATAAAAGGTTTGTGTACACTTCAGtgattttcttgtttttgtcCCACCATCAAAGTTACCAATTATACCAACAAGTAATTTTCTTTGGAGCAGCACCTCATTCAAGGAGCAAAGTCCTCATGTCACCTCAGTTAAGAATATTTTAGAAAACCATGCTAGTTACTTGATGGCNNNNNNNNNNNNNNNNNNNNNNNNNNNNNGGGAAAGAGCTCTCCAAGCTTGTTGCATTTGTAAAAATCACTCAATTTGATTTAGTGGTAAGAAAATCTTGCTGATTGACTTGTTCCATTTCAATTGCCTTAAGATAATTCTCCTTTAGTATAAAGTGTGTAAATTGTTCAATGATAACCAAATACAGGAATATCTACAACGCGAAAGATATGCGAGTGCTCGGCTGGAGAATTTTGCTTCAGGGCTTGAACTAATAAGCCAAAAGGTTTAAGATTTTAACATTTGGAAAACAAAACTTATTTTCTGACCGTTCCCTTTACTGCATTTCATTGGTTTTAAATTTCATTGGTTAATATTGCTTTCTCTCTTCTCAACCTCTCTGCAGGGGTTGTTAGATGATGCTTAAAATGTGTAAATTTCcttactattttattttctaaagtcTTAATTGTATGCTCTTTGGTGATACTACCCACTTTTTTTGTGCCGGTATTTAGGTAAGGGTTTATCAGTTAACTATGCTGCTATAACAGTATAACCTAGCAAATGCGACCAGTTATGCTCTAAATGGTTTATCCTACCAATAATATGTCCTTTCAAAAACATtcttttttgtaagaaaaaaatctcattaaatcaaaatacaCCATAAATTGTTATTAAGATTTTAGATGGAGGAAAACTGATTATTCACTGCTGAAGCAATTCTTGAATACTGCAATGATGCACTCTTTGTTCATTTGGAAGAAGCTTGTGTAGATTTATCATAATACTTTTCTTTAGCTTTATTTCTTCTCTCTGTTAATGAACACTGTTTTTGTTATCAGCTTCAAATGGAAACATTGCAGAGTCGATTGGATGCGGACTTTCTCCTGGCTCATATGTGCTCTGTCAAGTTTAAGGAATGGATAGTTGTCCTGGCTACTCTCTTAAGACGTTCTGAGGTATGTTTAGGTTCATTGTGTACTAGACACTGACGCTGAGATGTGAAATTATGGTGACATGATTTCATCAATAGTAGTGTGTTTAGAATAGGGAAAAGTTGGAAAGGAGAGAATGAGAGAAAATCTAATTCTGAGTCACGATGTATTAAATGAGAAGATGCCATTTAATCAATATACCAATATCCAGTTTGAATTAGCTTTTAGCTTATGGAAGTTtctcaattaaaacaaaattatggtTCTTCACTAACAAAAGAGAAGTctttataacttataaatttatcGTTGTAGTTAAAAGAATACTTACTAAAACTAATAATCTTACAGGTTCTTTTTGACTTATTCCGTCATGATTTTCGGTTATGGAAAGCCTACGGAAGCACCCTGCAGGTATAACTATTTTAGTTTCTTTGATGTAAATGATAGTAATTGCAGAATGTATACTTTAACTAACAAATTTGTTATTCCTGCTNNNNNNNNNNNNNNNNNNNNNNNNNNNNNNNNNNNNNNNNNNNNNNNNNNNNNNNNNCCTGCTGGTTTTTCTATGCACCACAGTCACACCCAGCATTTACTGAATATCAAGATTTATTGGAAGACCTGGAAGATAAACTTGCATCTGTTGTGAACGAGGAAGAAAAATGAAAGTGAACACCGCTTTCACATCTGTACTGTGATCCTCATTGGTTCCTGCTAAAGTAGTTTGCTTGGGAGGCTTTTAATCTCAGCCCACATCGTAGTTTGACGAATCATGTTACACCGAAAGGACTATGGATCCTTGCCCTTGGATTCGATGGTGAGCCGGAAAATAACATTCATGTGCTGGTTAAATTAAGATGATCTTGGTAACACCATTTTTGTGGTTGTTCTAATCGAATGAATCCGGAATAGTACTTGTAGATAGAGGTTAGAAATAACTATAGGGAGGCTTGTGCATGTCTAAGGATTTCACTattctttactttttttaatccaCATTTTGTAACATGTGATTTTTGTACTAGCATGAACAGATCCATTTGTATATATTGGTTATATGCTCTTTGATCAGTTCAAATTACTGGATTTCATGcctttgttctttttttttcccctcCCTTGAGCATGCCAAAGAGCTCTTATGTTTCATGTCTCTACCATTTCATAAGGAGTGCAATCAATATACTCTCCAACACACAAGACTCTATCTTATTGGATGAAGTTTACGTGGATTTTTGTAAATCATGAGATGCTATTACCAATTTATAGGATTTATTTTCAAAGTGATGAAATCCATATGAATTCCATTCGAAAGTGCTTTTCTTTTTTGAGGAATCCATATGAAATAGTATGTTTGATACACAAATGTAGTTGCTTCTCTAAAATGTAAATTACAAGTATATATAACATGTTACATATACTCATAAAAAAAAGGgaaaactcataaaaaaaacatacatgTTACATATTTATTGATTATCAAATTTGTACTCTTTTACTAAGTAataattttatgtataatttataGTAATTGATCAAATATGcgtttcaaatttcaaaacaatttGAATATTTGTGATATCTAATAGttagtatttatattttaaataatatattgtatGGCGTAGTTTTGTTTGA from Cicer arietinum cultivar CDC Frontier isolate Library 1 chromosome 3, Cicar.CDCFrontier_v2.0, whole genome shotgun sequence encodes:
- the LOC101515741 gene encoding LOW QUALITY PROTEIN: uncharacterized protein (The sequence of the model RefSeq protein was modified relative to this genomic sequence to represent the inferred CDS: deleted 1 base in 1 codon); this encodes MYMTYGWPQVIPLEQGLCPSAQNIVYFKLINRLFLVVSPTHFELWSSSQHRVRLGKYKRDSVSLQREGENLQAVWSPDTKLIAILTSSFYLHIFKVQFLDKKIHIGGKQPSNLCLATISLLLTEQVPFAVKDLSVSNIVSDNKHMLLGLSDGTLYSMSWKGEFYGAFEFDPYPPASFDDSQLPNSLENGLSPKGLPKIPMPNHFIGRNSEIKQLELCLSLRLLFVLYSDGQIVSCSVSKKGLKQVDCIKAEKRLACGDAVCASVALDQEILAVGTRRGVVELYDLAESSLLIRTVSLYDWGYSMDDTGPVSCISWTPDNSAFAVGWKLRGLTVWSVSGCRLMSTIRQIGLSSVSSPIAKPNHDCKYEPLMGGTSLMQWDEHGYRLYAIEERSSERILSFSFGKCCLSRGVSGTAYIRQVIYGEDRLLIVQSEEIDELKMLHLKLPVSYISQNWPIQHVAASQDGMYLAVAGLHGLILYDIRLKRWRVFGDVTQEQKIQCKGLLWLGKIVVVCNYIDSSNTYELLFYPRYHLDQSSLLCRKPLLAKPMVMDVYQDYILVTYRPFDVHIFHVKLFGELTPSGNPDLQLSAVRELSIMTAKSHPAAMRFIPDQIPREPISTNYISSSDSLTGEPARCLILRSNGELSLLDLDDGRERNLTDSVELFWVTCGQSEDKTNLIEEVSWLDYGHRGMQVWYPSPGPNSFKQEDFLQLDPELEFDREVYPLGLLPNAGVVVGVSQRMSFPSSAEFPCFEPSPQAQTILHCLLRHLLQRDKIEEALRLAELSAEKPHFSHCLEWLLFTVFEADISRPNVNKNQISVLKHAKTLLEKTCDLIRNFPEYLDVVVSVARKTDGRHWADLFSAAGRSTELFEECFQRRWYRTAACYILVIAKLEGPAVSQYCALRLLQATLDESLYELAGELVRFLLRSGREYDQASADSDKLSPRFLGYFLFRSTERKQALDKSTSFKEQSPHVTSVKNILENHASYLMAXXXXXXXXXGKELSKLVAFVKITQFDLVEYLQRERYASARLENFASGLELISQKLQMETLQSRLDADFLLAHMCSVKFKEWIVVLATLLRRSEVLFDLFRHDFRLWKAYGSTLQSHPAFTEYQDLLEDLEDKLASVVNEEEK